The nucleotide window aagcgaaggaagtatgcagagatcgtggcaagtggaaatagtctctgcctacccctccgggaaagaggcatgattttattgacaaaattttttaaatattatttttgttgtttttaatttatgtgtattcaaatttaatttcattattcaaattttttatatgatttaatatGGTTAACTTAATATGATATACCTGTGTTTCAAATTGTAAAGTGTGATAATTGTAATAGGTGTAAACCGTTTttgtcacaataaataaataaataaaatttatgtatatatgtatgtatgtacgattaaaaaaaaaaagacgcTCGCTCGCTCGCTCGCTTACCGGTATGGTACGCGAAGATCTCCATGCTAGGTTCGGTGTACGGGTTGTAAGCCGGCTTGAACTGCAGTTTGTGGAACCCCAGCCTGCTGAAGAAGGCGTCCAGGACTCCGATGAGATCGGCGAGCCCCACCCCCCGCGCCGCGATCACGCCCTCCACCTGGTGGAACTCCGCCAGGTGGGTGGCGTCCAGGGTCTCATTGCGGAATACCtggaaaaatttattatttaaaaaaaaaacatgatagcGATATACTATAGAGTACGACTGTagcttaaaaacttaaaaaaaattctagttaattaaattttaaattcgcTCTTagtgtaagtaggtacaccCTAACCACATATTTGGTTGGTCTACACAGCATacacgcaaaatttcaagtctctagGACCAAAGATGATTATAaactttaaggcgatgggcggaccagtcactatttgaatctcgattccctTATTAAGCTAAAgaactgaatgtggcctttcagtgtaccccgcaaggaatatagacgtgattttatatatatatgtatgtccacGGGAACTATTGTTTTTACCGAGACAGAAAGTACCCTTTGTCTTTCTACAGactcaaaatttatatatacgcaaaatttcaagagtgttcagtagataactcATGAAGAGGCAACAAACAAGCTTACTTTAATGATATTAGTTAAAGCTAAGCCTATCTCCACGACAATCAAACATTGGGTTATTGCGAGTTATTCGGTTGACATTGACacgtaaacatacatatatccctagcggggtagacagagccaccagtcttgaaaagactgatagaccacgctcagctgtttggctaagtgatggaattgagatttgagtgacaggtcgctaacccatcgcctaaaagaggaatcccaaataagcctatcccttagtcgccttttacgacatccgtgggaaaaagatggagtggtcctattcttttttgtgtaacggtgccgggaacaacatgAAACGTAAAAACTGACACAAACCTTATCAATACTAAAATACTTCTGCGGTCTGAACTCCCCCTGCGCTAGCTTGTACAGCATCCGCGCGCTCACAGCAGTCGTGTGCGTTCGGAGCAAATTCTTCTTTGCCTCTTCTATTTTCCAGTCGTATTTGTAACCCTGTAATCAAAGATGTAATCTTGTAGCTATTTTCCATTTAGAAATACAAACACGTAGATACAATCAAGCCTCTTGCCCggaagggtagacagagacttcatctttccatttgccacaatccctgcactCTTCATCGACATTCATATATCTCCTCAAGGATGCTAGTGGGTAacaggtactcttgacctgaccttttaccagcATGTCCCTGAtacaataactctttattgcgctacaataatttacaattcacaatcacatataaaaaataaagcaacaAAAGACGACCTTATCACTAAAAGCGATCTCTTTTAGGTAACCTGTAAATTACGTAAAAAACTTCACCCAGAAAAAAGATTAGCAGTTAGCGCTGAGTTGACTTATGCCTACAttacaaagctgaagagtttgtttgtttgtttgaacgcgcttatctcaggaactactggttcgaattgaaaaattgtttttgtgttgaatagaccatttatcgaggaaggctttaggctatataacatcacgcacgcaacttttaggagcgaagaaataatggaaaatgtgaaaaaaaaggggaaaattattcatcctagAGGGCGTCaacgatgcccaaaataactattcaacgcggacgaagtcgcgggcacagctaatgttataaatactataaacCTCCTACATAAACATACTAATATAAATCACATACTCAGGATGAACTAAAGCTATACGTAGTCAGTAGtcataaagaaagaaattgaAAATCGGGATGAtcttataaaattctcgtgtcacaatgtttgtctctgTACTCCTctgaaacggctttaccgattttaaccaaattttgcatgcatattcagtaggtctgagaatcggctaacatctatttttcatacccataAGTGTgaagggttgtccacacttaacatttttttttaactagaaattacttaacagtgatttatatggcaaaacaacgtttgccgggacagctagttatgtataaaatctaacaaagaaataattcaAATCACCTGAGATCCATAACCACCTTCGCTGTGAACCTTCTTGACCCTCTCCAGGTAATCCATCGGGAAGTGTTCACTACTAGCCGGGGATGACATGAAGAACGTGTCATGGGCGTCCCTGGCTGGGTGCTGCTGGGGCTGGAACAGTGCGTCGAAGTTCCAGAAGGAACTCTCCACGTACATGTTCGTGGGCATCTCCGTGAACCCCATCTCAAGGAATATTTCACGGAATTCTGAACGGACTTTGAGTAGGGGGTGCAGGTGACCGCATTCCGGAGGTTGACCTGGGTGAATTGGACATTGATAGTTAAGATTGATTAGTcttgaatatttttagtaagttTCATTACTTCAtcaactccatatctttccctttagcttataaacttgggattcttcttttaggtgatgggctagcaacctgtcactatttgaatctctcccacaagggatattgacttgattatttatgtatgtatgtagttttcaatatgtgtaatttgtcctgtatatccacatccacactaataataaagaggaaagatttgtatttttgtatgtttgtgtggaataaactcaaaaactactggaccgattttgataaaatttggcacagatatagaatagaccttcaaaagtgacataggcataaatttgttttgaaataaattagttttcaggCAGATTATTCAACATTCATAAAGTAATCCGGGAAAAAAAGCGCTACCGAAAATCTTTCCGTGCGTGCGCTGGATCCACTGTTGATTATACAGACATACaatgtattacaaaaataaaggttttttgcagatctataaaaaagtccgcgacacgaTATATCTAACTTCTATAATTTAGTAACCACAAGGTATTTTgtgcgtaaaaaaataatgtaaattcaaAGGTGCGTTTtgagaattattattacacaagCATATTAATCCTTATGATTGAAAGTTGTTTTATCATCAAGATAATTTTACGGAGATAAACTTTGTCCTTTACAGCTCAGTGATTGGATAAATAGATTCTGAAATAtcgtgaaattaaaaacacgcactccaaattattttaagtacctacgtcACGCGAACGCGCTTGCCGCATAGGTACTTACGCGGTGTCTCGGTAACCTAAGCCGTGTGGTCAGTTCCTTACGCAGCGTACGCCaccaaaattgaaaattttgaagcTATTTGACTTAGAATAGAAGTGcttataaacacaaaaatatgtccacccgtgcgaagccggggcgggccgctagtaattatatatatttcatatagACTAGCCTTTGGCAGCATATTTCCaaagaaattttcaaaaataaaagcagTTCTCAGAGCATTAGGTACTCATTTCTTCTTGTGAATgtcagtaatttttttctaaattaacaAGTTTACAATATAAATCAGTTATAAATGATatctcttaaaattaaaatattaagtatactTTGGTCACAAATTATACAAACCTAATGCATCAAAATTGTATGGCTTGAATTCTAGCGTTTTCCACGACCCAGTTTGCAACATTTCACTTGTCAAATCAGTCTCCAACTTCTTTATTGTGGTTGAGAACTGTGGTCCTTTTGAAAGAATGAAACTTTTCACTGTAACTTCTTGGAGAAGCTTCCGTTTCTTGTAATCATTTCTTACATTATCAGCTAAGTTGTCTATGcctttctttatttcatttagaTGTTCTTGTACTGTGTCTACAATGCTGTCGACTTTCCGTTTTACGAGGGGTGGGGCTGCTGACTTATCTATAAGTATCCAGCCAGATGACATAGCCTTACTGAAACCAACTTTAGCATTGGGTACTGTCTGAAAAgatggaattaaaatatttttaagtgaactatatctcttctttctttttcttccttaCTATCTCCTTAATTGTATTCTTAGGTTGCATCTGTCTCtagattttatttgttttgggATTAATGAAATTGGTTCTAATAGAGGATATCTATTAATGTAAAAACACATAAGCAGGCTTTACaaagtacataataaaaatcattacttGGTAACTTACAATGTCCAAGGCTTAGCAAtcagtatttaaaattttaaataaaatgaaagatttcaaataagaaagaaaaaaaaaacgattataAGAGTGTAATAGGAAGCAATGTTGGAACCCTCAATATTATATCTggaagaaattataaaattaggtATGAATTGGATTAGAGCAGTTGAGAAACTACCTTCATAAGTTCGGCCTGGGGTATTCCTGCCTCCGGCACGCTTCTGTAGAGTACAGCCTCATGGCTACCCTTGTCTGAAACCAGTTGCCCTTCTTCTGTGAGCTCCCATCGCGTATTTTTAACAGCTTCAGAAGTCACCATCTCAAGTGCTTCTAAACTTTTCACAGCACCGACTATTTTCTGATGGTCTTCATGGAACTCGTTTGCTAATTTTAAAGTGTCAACTTCATTACACTTATCTAAGTAATGCAAAATCCTTTCATTTAATTCCAtgttatctatttatatttattttaataaaatattacacctTGTTTTTAGGTTACTTGCGACAACGAAGCATAGACTGCAGAAGATTGGATAGAATTGACACTGATAGTGACATTGACGAATATGGAATCGATTTTACTAACGTGAATTTGTGTACGCCTAACATATAATCAACTTGTCAACCACCGCCTTTCTTGAGTAGACTATAGGTATAGGTTATAGATAGCCTGCGAAATTAATATAACTGAacaccaaaatataaaattgcttaaatattaaataattattctttttttttgttgacacTTAACACTGAACGACAGCTGGATATTTCCACGTGACGACATTCGATCAAATTGTCACAGCTGAcggtgactgactgacagacatacaaatacagtcaacCGGAAGCCGGCATTTGGTGCGAACGCgtctgttttttaaatatcagtGAAATTGTATTTGGTAGTGCgcaattaaaatcataatttactTCGAGCATACGCTGATTTCTTTTAAAGGTATAGTTAATGTTGACGGattgcattaatatttttatatcactaTCCTTTAATTCTGTctgataaaaaatttcaacCCGTTGAacctatttaattaagtaggttGGTACACttgtcttaaatattttagtgaaaataaaatctattcttTGACGGCAATAAGGTAATTCGAATTGGTtctagaaattattattctttatcaATTGAACAAAAAAGAGATACCTATATACCTAACCTACCCTCAActttattatcataaattaACAAGTCTACACAGCTTACCACGTAGGTAATTAGTTTCTCAGATTTCATTGCACTCCAATTCACGTCTACTTACGTACTTAAAGTGAATTTCTTGTTCTACATCATAGTTctacattaaaatttgaatggttttatttctaggtatttatttcaaaatataagacATTTAGTCCTGTGGGGTAGTATATATAAGTAgctatctatatattttaatttttgtctaaaTTAATTAGCAATCTCCATTGCCAATAAAATGatgatttttgtttcttcTCGGGGATGTAGAAGGCgacttatgtatatatttaattgaatacAGTAGATTAGTTTCTTATTAGGTTTCTGCACCTTAGTGTTTAACTAATTAATGGTAGTTTATTGGGTCCATCCAGGTTCCCTCATTAGGTGGACTAAGAATCAGAAAGGTGTTTTCTAGTGGACTCAGTAATGATGGTTAGAATGGTAAACTTTTTAACccaacatacctacataatgtaGTTTTTCTGTTAGGTCATCTGGTAGACTGGTaaagaatgccaaacggcattaaatCCGCCCTTTGTAcagttttttttgtgcaataataaatttttaaataaataaatataagtaggaaTGTGGGACCAATCACAAAGCTGAGCTAGCTATGTATATAAGATGTATTACTACCCCCGGAGCTAAATACGCGCGAcgtcgtttttatcgcgcgaaaaattaTTCGctgttttgcattttattttgacgGCTAAACATTTCGCGCGTAGAGCGCATGTGCCATGTTACGGGGGTTATTCATAAGCTTTATAGTTATTTCGTAAGGGCTAACagttttggggtagacagagcaaacagtctgaAGAAGACTGAAAGATCTTGTTTACTTATATGGCTTTATGttggaatttagatttaaataatgacagggtgctagtccatcgcctaaaagaagaatgtcaCGTTTATCGGCCTCTCCCTTGATTAATTTGAAGCAGTCATTCAAGCCTATGTTATTTAGGTACCGtttcttgtaactgtaaatttttgtggattacaaaaagaaaaaaacaaacaactgACTACTAAACTACatttttcttgtaaatttGGAATTAATATTTCCCAACTTCataatgtaggtaggtactaaggTAGGCAGTAAGGTCAAGGTCACGTAAGTAATTGATAACTCGCAATTATCtttgagataatttaaaattgattacTGTGAGTgtgtaataaatcaatatctTATTCAATCATTGATTTTGGATAAGTTATTTCAGTAAAAGgttgaatatttcattgttttaGGGTTTGGAGACTGCTAGGGTAGTTAGTGTAGTAGTAGGTAGTAGTGTAGTAGTTGTGATTATTATTGGTGCATGTCATTTATTTGTGGGTATGGAATAAACAAATTGGTCTTGGTTCAACCTGCCTTTCAATTACGACATGGTGTCAGGTGTcgtctaaaataattaattttcggTATAAAAAGTCGACTTTAAGCTAAAATTAAGTGTTCGTACGTAGAAAAAGTGatagtgttttattattactatggAACACGCGCGTCCGCCATCGGAATTATGCCTAGAGGGCGGGCCGGCAAACCGCGCTGACGCGTGGCGAAAATGGTACAAGCAGTTTTTGGTGTTCCTGAAGGCCTCGGGAGTCTATAAAGAACCGACAGATGTACAAGCCAGTCTCCTCATTAACCTGATAGGCTCAGAAGGTTACGACGTATATACTACGTTTAAATTCGAAAAGGAGACTGATCGGGAGAATTTCGACAAGTTGGTCAGCAAATTTAATGAGCATTTCGGTACGAAACAAAATACTACCATGGCtcgtttcaaattttttacaagaaatcAAGAAAATGGTGAATCTGTCGATGAGTACGTCACAGCATTGAAAATACTTTCGCAGCATTGTGAATTCGAGCATCTCGAAGAAGGTCTGATACGCGATCGTGTTGTTTGCGGGGTCACCGATGGAAAAATACGTGATCGATTACTGAGAGCTGAGGATCTGACCCTCGCACGAGCTGTGAAGATTTGTCAAGCTAGTGAGATGTCTACAGAGGAAAAACGGCAGATAGAAGGAACCAAGGCGGTAACCGACGGGGGCGCGTCGTCGGCAGCCGTGGACGTGGTGTACGGCGGCGCAGGCGGACCGTCGCGAGCGGCGCGTGGCGGCTGGGGCCGGCCGCGGCCGCGGGGCCAGCTCCGTGCGGCCGGCGCTCGGGGAGCGGCCACTGCAGGCGGCCGACGCGGGGCAGCTTCTAGGAGTGCGTGTCGGGCTTGCATGAAGGATCAGTGTGACGGAGACTATAAGTGTGCGGCTAGAAATGCTCAATGTTTTTGGTGCAGTGAACGGGGACATTTTAAAAGTGCATGTCCTAAGTTAAAGAGCAGAGTATACCAAATTGAGGAAGAGTTATCAACTGACGATTCAGATTTGTACTACGTCTCCACGGTCGACAATTTCGGTGACGGTATGGACAGCCACAAATGGTAtgagactttatttttatatggtagtgatttaaaagaaagatTTAAGCTAGATACTGGTTCGGATTTAAATGTAATGTCCTTGAAAACATATTGTAAGTTGGGTTTGAACTTATCAGAGTTAACATCAGATAATACGAGAGCTTTATCGTTTTGTGGCAATTTTATTCCTATTGTTGGATCATGTTACATCAattggttttataaaaataaagtgtataAATTACGTTTCATAATTTCTGAACACGACTGTCAAAATGTGCTGGGCAAATTTTCTTGTGAACAACTAGGCTTAATAAAACGTTTATATTCAATAGATATTAACCAGTATGATGATATTTTCAAAGGTTTGGGAAAGTTGCCTGGCAAATACAAAATAGTAACAATTCCGGGCGCGCAGCCGTCAGTCTGTCCCGTTAGAAAAATACCCGTGGGCGTACGAGATAAGTTACGAATCGAATTAGATCGAATGGAAAATCTAGGCGTTATTAGAAGAGTGACGCACCCGACCCCGTGGGTGAATGCAATCGTAGTGGCGGCGAAAAAAGATGGCAGCATTCGAGTGTGCCTCGACCCGCGGCCGCTTAATAGGGCCGTGCGACGCGCACACTACCCGTTGCCGACGCTCACTGATATCGCGACTAAATTAGAAGGAGCTAggtattttagtaaattagaCGCTCGATCTGGATTTTGGATGGTTCAGTTAGATGATGATAGCGCTGATTTATGTACGTTTGGAACACCATATGGCAGATACCAGTATCTACGTTTACCTTATGGTATAAACTGTGCATCTGaagtttttcatcaaaaaatacGTCAAATATTAGAGGGCTTAGAGGGCGTAGATTCATTTGTTGATGATGTCATAGTTTGGGGGTCTTCAATTTCAGAACATGACGAGAGGCTTaagcttttattaaataggGCACGTGATGCtggtattaaatttaataaagaaaaatgtgaattttGTGTTCAAACGGTAACTTACCTTGGACATACCTTTAGCTCCAAAGGTATGCAAATAGATGAAAGTAAACTTAAGGCAATTCGTGACATGCCGAATCCGCAAGACAGGAGTTCATTAGAGCGTTTTTTGGGCatggtaaattatttatcaaaatttataccACATTATTCAGAGATAGCGGCTCCTCTACGTATCCTTTTGAAAAAAGACTCTGTATGGAATTGGGACGAAGTACATGAAGCGACCGTGCGGCGTTTAAAAGAGTCAGTGTGCGCCGCGCCTGTACTGGCTTTGTATTCTGCGCGCGAGCCGGTGCTGTTATCAGTAGACGCGAGCTCTCGCGCGCTCGGCGCAGTGCTCATGCAGGGCGGCCGGCCGGTCGAGTATGCGTCATCCACACTCACCGACACGCAATGCAGGTATGCTCAAATTGAAAAAGAGCTGTTGGCGATCGTGTTTGCGCTCGAACGATTTCACCAATATGTTTATGGCCGTAAAGATGTCACAGTGGAGACGGATCACAAGCCATTGGAAACGCTATTTCATAAGGCGTTGGATTCCGTTCCAGCCAGACTGCAGCGCATGATGTTACGTATACAGGGATACGATTTCAAGGTTACGTATAAACCTGGAAAATATATGTTCGTTGCAGACACCCTTTCGAGGGCACCTTTACCTGAACAGTTACAACAAAAAGTAAGTGATGAAATTTCGGAGCAATCATGTTTTCTTATAGAAAATGTTAGGTTTAGTGACAGTAAATTGAGTATGATAAAGGAGCATACAATGAAAGATGAAGAATGTCAGTTaattataagatatataaaaaatggctGGCCAAATTATAAGTATGAAGTGGATGAAAGAGTAAAAGAGCAGTGGTCGTATAAGGAAAGTTTTGAATATGTCGAtggtataatatttaaagataatttggtTTATATTCCATTTAAGTTAAGGTACGAAATGGTAAAGCGAGTTCACGATGGGCATATGGGTATAGATAGATGCAAACGGCATGCGCGGGATGTGATGTTCTGGCCAGGGATGTCTCGAGACATCGAGAGTGCAGTACGCCGCTGTGCGACGTGCGCCGAGAGGGTGGCGCGGCCCGCGCGGGAACCGCTCTTGCCACATCCTATCCCGAGCCTGCCGTGGGCTAAAATAGGCTCGGACATATTTCAGAACGGtaacaagtattttttaatcttagtcGACTATTTTTCGAATTATATCGAAGTTTGTCCACTGCTGAACATTACTAGCAAGACAGTCATAACAGCGATGAAGGATCAATTTGCAAGGCACGGCATCCCACAGGAACTGATAACTGATAATGGGCCAGCGTATGCCTCGAAGGAATTTGCTACATTTAGTAAGCAATGGGGGTTCAAACATGTTACGAGTTCGCCGAAATATCCGGTATCAAATGGACGAAGTGAGAAGGCAGTAcacatagttaaaaatatgttaaccaAATCTTTGTCATCTGGTTCTGATTTCTATTTAGGGTTGCTAAACCTTAGAACAACTCCCAGGGATGGAATTAGCTCACCATCTCAGTTACTTATGGGACGCAGGCTTAATTCCAGGCTCCCATCTCACGACTGTAAACTGCAACCCAGCCGTGACAACCGTGACGATTATAAGGCTATCACAAGCAAGCAAGCCCGCGACAAACAGCACTATGATAAACGAGCACGAGCGTTGCCGGAGCTGCGGGCTGGGCAACGTGTGGTGATGGCGGACGCCGGAGACAGGA belongs to Amyelois transitella isolate CPQ chromosome 10, ilAmyTran1.1, whole genome shotgun sequence and includes:
- the LOC106138783 gene encoding phenylalanine--tRNA ligase alpha subunit, with product MELNERILHYLDKCNEVDTLKLANEFHEDHQKIVGAVKSLEALEMVTSEAVKNTRWELTEEGQLVSDKGSHEAVLYRSVPEAGIPQAELMKTVPNAKVGFSKAMSSGWILIDKSAAPPLVKRKVDSIVDTVQEHLNEIKKGIDNLADNVRNDYKKRKLLQEVTVKSFILSKGPQFSTTIKKLETDLTSEMLQTGSWKTLEFKPYNFDALGQPPECGHLHPLLKVRSEFREIFLEMGFTEMPTNMYVESSFWNFDALFQPQQHPARDAHDTFFMSSPASSEHFPMDYLERVKKVHSEGGYGSQGYKYDWKIEEAKKNLLRTHTTAVSARMLYKLAQGEFRPQKYFSIDKVFRNETLDATHLAEFHQVEGVIAARGVGLADLIGVLDAFFSRLGFHKLQFKPAYNPYTEPSMEIFAYHTGLGKWIEIGNSGVFRPEMLLPMGLPADVNVIAWGLSLERPTMIKYGLNNIRDLVGPKVDLQMVQNNPICRLDK
- the LOC106134779 gene encoding uncharacterized protein K02A2.6-like, coding for MEHARPPSELCLEGGPANRADAWRKWYKQFLVFLKASGVYKEPTDVQASLLINLIGSEGYDVYTTFKFEKETDRENFDKLVSKFNEHFGTKQNTTMARFKFFTRNQENGESVDEYVTALKILSQHCEFEHLEEGLIRDRVVCGVTDGKIRDRLLRAEDLTLARAVKICQASEMSTEEKRQIEGTKAVTDGGASSAAVDVVYGGAGGPSRAARGGWGRPRPRGQLRAAGARGAATAGGRRGAASRSACRACMKDQCDGDYKCAARNAQCFWCSERGHFKSACPKLKSRVYQIEEELSTDDSDLYYVSTVDNFGDGMDSHKWYETLFLYGSDLKERFKLDTGSDLNVMSLKTYCKLGLNLSELTSDNTRALSFCGNFIPIVGSCYINWFYKNKVYKLRFIISEHDCQNVLGKFSCEQLGLIKRLYSIDINQYDDIFKGLGKLPGKYKIVTIPGAQPSVCPVRKIPVGVRDKLRIELDRMENLGVIRRVTHPTPWVNAIVVAAKKDGSIRVCLDPRPLNRAVRRAHYPLPTLTDIATKLEGARYFSKLDARSGFWMVQLDDDSADLCTFGTPYGRYQYLRLPYGINCASEVFHQKIRQILEGLEGVDSFVDDVIVWGSSISEHDERLKLLLNRARDAGIKFNKEKCEFCVQTVTYLGHTFSSKGMQIDESKLKAIRDMPNPQDRSSLERFLGMVNYLSKFIPHYSEIAAPLRILLKKDSVWNWDEVHEATVRRLKESVCAAPVLALYSAREPVLLSVDASSRALGAVLMQGGRPVEYASSTLTDTQCRYAQIEKELLAIVFALERFHQYVYGRKDVTVETDHKPLETLFHKALDSVPARLQRMMLRIQGYDFKVTYKPGKYMFVADTLSRAPLPEQLQQKVSDEISEQSCFLIENVRFSDSKLSMIKEHTMKDEECQLIIRYIKNGWPNYKYEVDERVKEQWSYKESFEYVDGIIFKDNLVYIPFKLRYEMVKRVHDGHMGIDRCKRHARDVMFWPGMSRDIESAVRRCATCAERVARPAREPLLPHPIPSLPWAKIGSDIFQNGNKYFLILVDYFSNYIEVCPLLNITSKTVITAMKDQFARHGIPQELITDNGPAYASKEFATFSKQWGFKHVTSSPKYPVSNGRSEKAVHIVKNMLTKSLSSGSDFYLGLLNLRTTPRDGISSPSQLLMGRRLNSRLPSHDCKLQPSRDNRDDYKAITSKQARDKQHYDKRARALPELRAGQRVVMADAGDRKHARVQARAPQPRSYFVIDSTGKRYRRNRRHLINVEAALSSPSQYTPEEQEHYEEEDWSMAESEDNADDPTFVLTSGDGSRLSEDSRGDILKGRLDRARRPAAEAARTIIAKLNREK